The DNA window CTGTTCGGTTCTGATTGAATAAGAACCGGGCTCTGGTCTTTTGTTTTTACGCGTTTTCTTCACGCGAACCGGTACCCACTTCGCTCGAAAACGCTTTAGCTTGCATAAATTTCAGCTGCGCTCGATCGCGACCGCGGCCGCATCGAGCGCTGCGGCGATATCGCGGATCTGCTGCTCGCTCAGCGGACCGCGCGCCTCGCGCAGTCGCAGCGCCAGCTTGAGGTTTTCCCTGGCGCGCATGATCTCCGGCGCAGGGCCGCCGCTGTGGGCGGTATTGACCGACTGCATGCGCTGGAGCGCATTGTCGACGGCGGTCTTGTTGGCGGCGAGGTAGGCGGTGCCGTCGGCGGTGACGGCATAGAGTTTCTTGCCCTCGCTTTCGGTCACGGTTGCGTGCCCGAGTTCTTCGAGCATCGTCAGTGTCGGATAGATCACGCCGGGGCTCGGTGTATAGGTGCCGGCGACGCGGTCCTCGATCTCCTTGATGATCTCATAGCCGTGCCGCGGACGCTCGGAAATCAGGGCGAGCACCACCAGGCGCAGTTCGCCATGATCGAACAGGCGGCCCGACCGGCGGCCATGCCGATGTCGGCCGCGCCCGTGGTGTTCGTGTTCGCCGTGTTCATATTCGCCGTGCTCGCGGTGTCCGTCCCGGTGTCCTCGTCGAAAATCGCCGTCGGCGAAGGGCCCCCGGCGCAGGAAGCCGCCGCCGCGGGGCTCGTGGTCTGAATGTCTGTGACGCATGTTTTGTCTCTTTCGATGTAGTTTCGATATATCTGTATATTAGATATATCTAGACTGGATCGTTATTGATTTCAAGGCCGATACTGCTGGTCTGCAGGGCGATCGTCGGCCAAGTCGCAGTTCCATCGGTAAGTACCTGTTTATATTTGTATATTCGTGGATTCGGTGAATAGATGGCTTAATCTCCGCATAAGGTGCGGTGATTATCGTTGCTTTTGCGGCGAATAGCGGCCATATTATCCGCAGAAAGTGCGGAGAATAGATGCCCGATTACATCCACCAATTATCGGCCTGGCCCGAATTCACCTGGGATCAGCACGGCCTTTCCCGGCAACTCTCCGCCGTGCGTCACCGCCAGGGGCGGTTGATTGGACGCATGCAGGCGCTCGGGTTTGCATTGCGCGAGGAGGCCGTCCTCCAAACGCTCACCGATGATGTGCTCAAGTCCAGCGAGATCGAAGGCGACATCCTGGACAAGGATGAAGTCCGATCCTCAATCGCGCGCCGCCTCGGGATGGAAGCCGCAGGCCTGCCTCCCGCCGACCGCCATGTCGAGGGCGTGGTCGAGATGATGCTGGACGCTACCCAGAAATTCAACGATCCGCTCACCGCAGAGCGACTGCTTGCTTGGCATGCGTCGCTGTTTCCGACCGGACGCAGCGGCATGCGCAAGATCGCGGTGGGCGCCTGGCGCGATGATCAATCGGGTCCGATGCAGGTCGTCTCCGGCGCTGAAGGGCGCGAGCGGGTTCACTATGAAGCGCCCCCGGCAACGAAGCTGGAGGGAGAAATGAAAGCCTTCCTCGATTGGTTCAACCGCAAGGACGACATCGATCCAGTCTTGAAAGCGGCGCTGGCGCATCTGTGGTTTGTGACCATCCATCCGTTCGACGACGGCAATGGACGCATCGCGCGTGCGATCGCCGATATGTTGCTCGCCCGATCGGAAAACAGCCCGCAACGCTTCTACAGCATGTCAGCGCAGATCCGGCTTGAGCGAAAAGCCTATTACGACAT is part of the Bradyrhizobium canariense genome and encodes:
- a CDS encoding PadR family transcriptional regulator gives rise to the protein MLALISERPRHGYEIIKEIEDRVAGTYTPSPGVIYPTLTMLEELGHATVTESEGKKLYAVTADGTAYLAANKTAVDNALQRMQSVNTAHSGGPAPEIMRARENLKLALRLREARGPLSEQQIRDIAAALDAAAVAIERS
- a CDS encoding Fic family protein, whose translation is MPDYIHQLSAWPEFTWDQHGLSRQLSAVRHRQGRLIGRMQALGFALREEAVLQTLTDDVLKSSEIEGDILDKDEVRSSIARRLGMEAAGLPPADRHVEGVVEMMLDATQKFNDPLTAERLLAWHASLFPTGRSGMRKIAVGAWRDDQSGPMQVVSGAEGRERVHYEAPPATKLEGEMKAFLDWFNRKDDIDPVLKAALAHLWFVTIHPFDDGNGRIARAIADMLLARSENSPQRFYSMSAQIRLERKAYYDMLESTQKRDLDVTPWIEWFLGCLDRAFDGAEQTLAIVFRKAEFWRKHSAAPLNARQRDILNRLLDGFDGKLTSSKWATIEKCSPDTALRDIAGLVGSGLLRKNEGGGRSTSYSLAEDLRE